The following proteins are encoded in a genomic region of Maribacter hydrothermalis:
- a CDS encoding chitobiase/beta-hexosaminidase C-terminal domain-containing protein produces MIKRKFYSLFAILMLCQAGFSQNTVYAPTGIFQLSDPQIKVSSIFFESDVTLNFGLDMPNSTIKYTLDGSSVDQNSKVFSKPLKITESAVIKTKMFHPDYIESDEVELEVVKIAQKSAIKQIEVLPAPSEKYSGIGAKGLYDLKKGSAQFGGDKQWMGFQTEKIIASLQLEKNIIINKIVVSTLTNQSNWIFAPVKVEVYHDDELIGEITFPKSEKESLNSATFLSVPINKGVYDTLKVVIYPLSEIPQWHQGKGTTPWVFIDEIIIQ; encoded by the coding sequence ATGATCAAACGTAAATTTTATTCCTTATTCGCAATACTCATGTTGTGTCAAGCAGGTTTTTCTCAAAATACAGTATATGCACCGACTGGGATATTTCAATTATCTGACCCACAAATTAAAGTTTCCTCCATATTTTTCGAATCGGATGTTACACTGAATTTTGGACTGGATATGCCAAATTCAACGATAAAATATACGTTGGATGGTAGCTCTGTTGACCAGAATTCAAAGGTGTTTTCTAAACCTTTGAAAATTACCGAAAGTGCCGTGATTAAGACTAAAATGTTTCACCCAGATTATATAGAAAGCGATGAAGTTGAATTAGAAGTGGTTAAAATTGCACAGAAAAGCGCTATTAAGCAAATAGAGGTTCTACCTGCTCCGAGTGAAAAGTATTCGGGTATAGGAGCTAAAGGGTTATATGATTTAAAAAAGGGTAGTGCCCAATTTGGTGGTGATAAGCAATGGATGGGTTTTCAAACGGAAAAAATAATAGCATCGCTTCAGCTTGAAAAAAATATTATTATCAACAAAATTGTAGTGAGTACATTGACCAATCAATCGAATTGGATATTCGCACCAGTAAAAGTTGAGGTGTATCATGATGATGAATTAATCGGCGAAATAACGTTTCCTAAGAGTGAAAAAGAATCTTTGAACAGTGCCACTTTTTTAAGTGTGCCAATTAACAAAGGCGTATACGATACATTGAAAGTGGTTATTTATCCGCTTAGTGAAATACCCCAATGGCATCAAGGAAAAGGAACTACGCCTTGGGTTTTTATAGATGAAATAATTATACAATAG
- a CDS encoding FN3 associated domain-containing protein, which produces MIQLGIQIGHLHPLFVHLPIGIIMLAFILEVYGRLKSKDSFSEVVEFTLLVAGITALLSLGTGWLLGEESGYNEDSLFLHRWMAVAFTVTTVLLYLVKRSKIVWVSKTYIPMFMLVLALISITGHFGGNMTHGEDYLFKEKKEKMVITNVQEAQVYAQIIQPILDDKCISCHNVNKAKGGLVMSTVNDLLKGGDTGGLLEPIAGQEKSLFIERVHLPIENEDHMPPKGKVQLTSNEKALLQWWIDNNNCFECKVNELSKEEKIAAILTSLEQDTSALAVLAKEAVEIPKEWLQEVRNAGISVQTLSGKNHLLMVNMASMDSITEDKIEVLEEYALNIVEMDFGFSNFNDELMGQLKPFKNLLKLKLQQTKVTDAIVGNLDNFQLLESLNLYGTAVTDKLLTKLKDNKKLQNIYLWNTEVTADGLAQLQQNNPEITIQQVGADVFEATVLDPPTIISDASFFSDQLNIEIESLFDDTAIYYTLDGTLPTESSLKYDSGIILTTTANVKAIAIKKEWEPSLIAERTFIKNNITYNHVNLLTTPNEKYAGQKGKTLMDNKRGTINFVDGNWLGFEGKHLNAIVELKEQNTVSKVSIGALSAPASWIFYPKAFIVSASKDGINYKEIGRKEMGEEDPNAEVKLTFFDLDVAPTDAKYVKLQIQSPLKNPAWHTNPGGKSWIFIDEVVLN; this is translated from the coding sequence ATGATTCAATTAGGAATACAGATAGGACACCTTCACCCGCTTTTTGTTCACCTGCCCATAGGGATCATCATGCTTGCCTTTATTTTAGAGGTATATGGTAGGCTAAAATCAAAAGACTCTTTCAGTGAAGTAGTAGAATTTACGCTTTTGGTAGCAGGTATTACGGCACTTTTATCATTAGGAACAGGCTGGTTATTAGGTGAGGAAAGCGGTTATAATGAAGATTCCCTTTTTCTACATCGATGGATGGCGGTTGCGTTTACCGTTACCACTGTACTACTCTATTTGGTGAAGCGAAGCAAGATTGTCTGGGTGAGCAAAACCTATATTCCAATGTTTATGTTAGTGCTGGCATTAATAAGTATTACCGGACATTTTGGGGGTAACATGACCCATGGAGAAGATTATCTTTTTAAGGAAAAAAAAGAAAAAATGGTAATCACTAATGTACAGGAGGCTCAAGTATATGCCCAAATTATTCAACCTATTTTAGATGATAAATGTATAAGCTGCCATAATGTAAATAAAGCAAAAGGAGGATTGGTAATGAGTACGGTTAATGACTTGTTAAAAGGCGGAGATACTGGTGGATTATTGGAACCGATCGCTGGTCAAGAAAAATCTTTATTTATTGAACGTGTGCATTTACCTATAGAAAATGAGGACCATATGCCACCAAAAGGCAAGGTTCAACTCACTTCTAATGAAAAGGCTTTGTTACAATGGTGGATAGATAATAATAATTGTTTTGAGTGTAAGGTAAACGAGCTGTCCAAAGAAGAAAAAATAGCGGCTATATTAACTTCATTAGAGCAAGATACTTCTGCCCTAGCTGTGTTGGCAAAAGAGGCTGTAGAAATTCCTAAAGAATGGTTGCAAGAAGTTAGGAATGCTGGTATATCAGTACAAACACTTTCTGGAAAAAATCACTTGTTAATGGTGAATATGGCAAGTATGGATTCCATTACAGAAGATAAAATAGAAGTTTTAGAAGAATACGCCCTTAATATTGTTGAAATGGATTTTGGGTTCAGCAATTTTAATGATGAGCTTATGGGGCAGCTGAAGCCATTTAAAAATTTGCTGAAGTTGAAACTTCAACAGACTAAAGTGACTGATGCTATTGTGGGTAACTTGGATAATTTTCAGTTGCTAGAATCATTGAACCTTTATGGTACTGCCGTTACGGATAAATTGTTGACTAAGTTGAAGGATAATAAAAAACTTCAAAATATTTACTTATGGAATACAGAGGTTACTGCCGATGGTTTGGCGCAGCTTCAGCAAAACAATCCGGAAATTACCATTCAGCAAGTAGGGGCAGACGTGTTCGAAGCAACTGTTTTAGATCCTCCCACAATTATTAGCGATGCTAGTTTTTTTAGTGACCAGCTAAATATTGAAATTGAAAGTCTTTTTGATGATACCGCAATTTATTACACGTTAGATGGTACTTTGCCAACTGAAAGTTCTTTGAAATATGATTCTGGAATTATTTTAACAACGACAGCAAATGTAAAAGCAATTGCAATAAAGAAAGAGTGGGAGCCTAGCTTAATTGCAGAACGTACGTTTATAAAAAATAACATTACTTATAATCATGTAAATCTTCTGACTACACCAAATGAAAAGTATGCTGGTCAAAAAGGAAAAACATTAATGGACAATAAGAGAGGTACAATAAATTTTGTAGATGGTAACTGGTTAGGTTTTGAGGGTAAACATTTAAATGCTATTGTTGAATTAAAAGAGCAAAATACCGTATCAAAAGTGTCTATAGGTGCTTTGTCTGCACCAGCTAGCTGGATATTTTATCCGAAAGCATTTATAGTTTCTGCTTCTAAAGACGGAATTAATTATAAAGAAATAGGCAGAAAAGAAATGGGAGAGGAAGACCCTAATGCAGAAGTTAAACTTACTTTTTTCGATTTAGACGTTGCACCTACCGATGCCAAATATGTAAAACTACAAATACAGAGTCCGTTAAAAAACCCTGCTTGGCATACAAATCCTGGCGGTAAAAGTTGGATTTTTATTGATGAAGTGGTTCTAAACTAA
- a CDS encoding DUF7133 domain-containing protein, with product MILLTGCIENNKNPNPVDSVIASMSDSLPKMTLPEDANLEDEKWAGIDLDEKAPVLPLYPDEQAKKFLLPQGYKIEPILTEPQIEQPGAISFDGNGRMYVLELRTYMLTADSDGTLEPNSRISRWEDLDDDGIYETGTIFVDDLIFPRFVLPYGKDCILSMESDADNVYKYTDTDGDGKADKKELFTTKYGRSGNVEHQQAFMYYGMDNWLYSTVNAFRVKETPNGVIREETGYNRAQWGVTHDDDGKLWFQGGASGVPSHFQFPVHYGNFEVENELAEGFEIPYGSPIKIADLQEGMKRVRQPDGSSNRVTGSAGNDIYRGDRLPTSLYGQYFYGEPVARIVRQINPVVTEGLTTLHNVYQPEQSEFLRSTDPLFRPVDMTTAPDGTMYITDMYHGIIQEGQWAQKGTYLRTKIEQYQLDKVIGLGRIWRITHESKERDTNKPRMFDEKPNELIKYLEHPNGWWRDKAQQLIVLSRDQTTVPELKKVALSHKNPLARIHALWCLEGLGALQIDVLKKLFNDSNPKIRIQAIRASETLYKSGNKSLAGNYLKLMEDTDVNVALQAILTVQLLEIPNYKQQLTTVINTNKANGIQVVGTQVLNKEKAGNRSNENSNLYTSAEVETIKKGKVIFNELCVQCHGNDGTGTPLGNGTVMAPPLSGAIRVQEHPEYIIKTILHGLEGPLDGKTYPAGIMVGNKEQTDDWIASIASYIRTNLSNNASPVNEKYVADVRKKTNAKKGTYTYPELINSVPTSLALNPNWKVTASHTAPNRIGGTASPKSAFNFEGWTTGENQKEGMWFQVELPTSTLLTSLKFNSQPISRGWWEDAPPPLQTYARTYEIAVSNDGENWKILDSGNGTHEDYYLDFEPISITHLKLKLTSSIKEENEIPWHIRQLKLYSLKPNHQPSK from the coding sequence ATGATTCTATTAACCGGGTGCATCGAAAACAATAAAAATCCAAATCCTGTAGATAGCGTAATAGCGTCTATGTCAGACTCACTACCTAAAATGACACTGCCGGAAGATGCTAATTTGGAAGATGAGAAATGGGCCGGAATTGACCTTGACGAAAAAGCTCCTGTACTCCCATTATACCCAGACGAACAAGCCAAAAAATTTTTACTTCCACAAGGATATAAGATAGAACCTATACTTACCGAACCACAAATTGAACAACCAGGTGCAATTTCTTTTGATGGTAATGGCAGAATGTATGTTTTAGAACTTAGAACATATATGCTAACCGCAGATTCCGATGGCACATTAGAGCCAAACAGCAGAATTTCAAGATGGGAAGATCTTGACGATGATGGTATCTACGAGACAGGTACTATTTTTGTCGATGATCTAATTTTTCCACGATTTGTTTTACCCTATGGAAAAGACTGCATTTTATCAATGGAATCAGATGCAGATAATGTGTACAAATACACTGACACCGATGGCGATGGCAAAGCCGATAAAAAAGAACTGTTTACAACTAAATATGGCAGATCAGGCAATGTAGAACACCAACAGGCATTTATGTATTATGGCATGGATAATTGGCTTTACAGTACTGTTAATGCATTTAGGGTTAAAGAAACACCAAATGGTGTAATTCGTGAAGAAACAGGATATAATAGAGCACAATGGGGAGTAACACATGATGATGACGGTAAATTATGGTTTCAAGGTGGGGCTAGTGGTGTGCCTTCCCATTTTCAATTTCCTGTGCATTATGGAAATTTTGAAGTCGAAAATGAGCTTGCCGAAGGCTTTGAAATACCCTATGGGTCTCCAATAAAAATTGCGGATTTACAAGAAGGAATGAAAAGAGTACGCCAACCAGACGGCTCTTCCAATCGTGTAACTGGCTCGGCAGGTAACGATATTTATCGTGGTGATAGGCTACCCACATCACTTTATGGACAATATTTTTATGGAGAACCTGTAGCTAGAATTGTAAGACAAATAAACCCAGTTGTTACCGAAGGTCTAACCACTTTACACAATGTCTATCAACCAGAACAATCAGAATTTTTACGTTCTACAGACCCGCTTTTTAGACCTGTTGACATGACAACCGCTCCAGATGGCACAATGTATATAACCGACATGTATCATGGTATTATTCAAGAAGGTCAATGGGCACAAAAAGGAACCTATCTAAGAACCAAAATAGAGCAATATCAATTAGATAAAGTAATAGGGCTGGGGCGAATTTGGCGCATAACTCATGAAAGTAAAGAACGCGACACAAATAAACCCAGGATGTTTGATGAGAAACCTAATGAATTAATAAAATATCTTGAACATCCAAATGGTTGGTGGCGGGACAAAGCTCAACAGCTTATTGTTCTTTCTCGGGACCAAACTACAGTTCCCGAATTAAAGAAGGTAGCATTGTCCCATAAAAATCCGTTAGCCAGAATTCATGCCCTTTGGTGTCTAGAAGGCCTTGGCGCATTGCAAATAGATGTTTTAAAAAAACTATTCAACGATAGCAACCCAAAAATTAGAATACAAGCTATACGTGCTAGTGAAACACTGTACAAATCCGGTAATAAAAGTCTTGCTGGCAATTATTTAAAACTAATGGAAGACACTGATGTAAATGTCGCCTTACAGGCCATTTTAACAGTTCAACTATTGGAAATTCCTAATTATAAACAGCAACTTACCACGGTTATTAATACTAATAAAGCCAATGGAATACAGGTAGTAGGCACACAGGTCCTAAATAAAGAAAAAGCTGGAAATAGAAGTAATGAAAACTCTAATCTTTACACCTCAGCAGAAGTAGAAACAATAAAAAAAGGTAAGGTAATTTTCAATGAATTATGTGTTCAGTGCCATGGCAATGACGGCACAGGAACTCCGTTAGGTAATGGTACTGTAATGGCGCCACCATTATCTGGAGCTATACGGGTACAAGAACATCCTGAATACATTATTAAAACTATTCTCCACGGACTAGAAGGGCCATTAGATGGCAAAACTTATCCCGCTGGCATTATGGTAGGAAATAAAGAACAGACTGATGATTGGATCGCCTCAATTGCATCCTATATCAGAACTAATTTATCCAATAATGCATCTCCGGTAAATGAAAAATATGTAGCTGACGTTCGCAAAAAAACAAATGCTAAAAAGGGTACCTATACCTATCCTGAATTAATCAATTCAGTGCCAACCTCTTTAGCTCTAAATCCGAACTGGAAAGTAACTGCCAGTCATACAGCACCAAATAGAATAGGAGGAACTGCCTCGCCAAAAAGTGCATTTAATTTTGAAGGATGGACTACAGGTGAAAACCAAAAAGAAGGTATGTGGTTCCAAGTAGAGTTGCCTACTAGTACACTACTTACTAGTTTAAAATTCAACTCGCAACCTATATCCAGAGGATGGTGGGAAGACGCACCACCACCATTACAAACTTATGCTAGAACCTACGAAATAGCTGTTTCTAATGACGGTGAAAACTGGAAAATATTAGATAGTGGCAATGGCACTCATGAAGATTATTATTTAGATTTTGAACCTATTTCAATAACCCATTTAAAACTAAAACTTACAAGTTCTATAAAAGAAGAAAATGAAATTCCTTGGCATATTCGCCAATTAAAACTCTATTCGTTAAAACCCAACCACCAACCATCTAAATAG
- a CDS encoding sulfatase family protein: protein MRKPIFIALLCFCQISISQKANTKKITSPNIILIFTDDQGYNDVGVFGADDIETPNLDQMANDGAKLTDFYAAQAVCSASRAAILTGSYPNRIGIHNALMPNSKKGLNPKETTIAEMLKDKGYATAIFGKWHLGDAQEFMPNKHGFDEYFGIPYSNDMWPLHPQQGPIFNFGPLPLYHNESILDTLTDQTNLTTLITERSIDFIDRNKDNPFFLYVPHPQPHVPLFVSDKFKGKSNRGLYGDVIMELDWSVGEIIKSVEKNGLTDNTIIIFTSDNGPWLAYGNHSGSAFPFREGKGTGWEGGQREPFIIKYPKEIKGGTVIDAPLMAIDILPTLAEVTSAKLPKNIIDGKSAWSLLTGKTNESPQEAYFFYYRINELFGVRYGKWKLYFPHKYRTMNGQEPGKDGLPGEYKMIDLTEIELYNLESDPSETNNVAANYPKVVEKIQILADNMRTRLGDSLKDMEGLETRLPGMID from the coding sequence ATGCGTAAACCCATCTTTATTGCTCTACTTTGTTTTTGTCAAATAAGTATTAGTCAAAAGGCGAATACCAAGAAAATTACCTCTCCGAATATTATTTTGATTTTCACTGACGACCAAGGGTATAACGATGTTGGAGTTTTTGGAGCAGATGATATAGAAACACCAAATCTTGACCAAATGGCTAATGATGGTGCAAAATTGACTGATTTTTATGCCGCACAAGCGGTGTGCTCAGCTTCAAGAGCGGCCATTCTTACGGGTAGTTATCCTAACCGAATTGGTATTCATAATGCGTTAATGCCAAATAGCAAAAAAGGACTGAACCCAAAAGAGACCACAATTGCAGAAATGCTGAAAGACAAAGGATATGCTACTGCAATTTTTGGTAAATGGCATTTAGGTGATGCGCAAGAGTTTATGCCAAACAAGCATGGTTTTGATGAGTATTTCGGAATTCCATATTCTAACGATATGTGGCCACTTCACCCACAACAAGGACCTATATTTAATTTTGGCCCTTTGCCGTTGTACCATAATGAAAGTATTTTAGACACACTTACGGACCAAACAAACTTAACAACATTAATTACAGAACGTAGTATTGATTTTATAGATCGTAATAAGGACAACCCATTTTTTTTATATGTACCACATCCACAGCCACATGTTCCTTTGTTTGTATCCGATAAATTTAAAGGAAAGTCTAATAGAGGGCTATATGGTGATGTGATCATGGAGTTAGATTGGTCTGTTGGGGAGATAATAAAATCTGTAGAAAAGAATGGATTAACCGATAATACTATAATTATTTTCACTTCGGATAATGGACCTTGGTTGGCTTATGGCAATCATTCCGGTAGTGCGTTTCCGTTTAGGGAAGGTAAAGGAACCGGTTGGGAAGGTGGACAACGGGAACCTTTTATAATTAAGTACCCTAAAGAGATTAAAGGTGGAACTGTAATAGATGCACCTTTAATGGCAATTGATATTTTGCCCACTTTGGCAGAAGTTACCAGTGCAAAATTGCCCAAGAATATAATTGATGGTAAAAGCGCATGGTCTTTATTAACAGGTAAAACAAATGAGAGTCCGCAAGAAGCATACTTCTTTTACTATAGAATTAATGAATTATTTGGAGTACGCTATGGTAAATGGAAGTTGTATTTTCCTCATAAATATAGAACCATGAATGGTCAAGAACCGGGAAAAGATGGATTGCCCGGGGAATATAAAATGATTGATTTAACTGAAATTGAATTGTATAATTTGGAATCTGACCCTAGTGAAACTAACAATGTGGCAGCAAATTACCCCAAGGTTGTTGAAAAAATTCAAATATTGGCAGATAATATGCGAACACGACTTGGCGATTCTTTAAAAGATATGGAAGGCCTAGAAACCAGATTGCCTGGTATGATTGATTAG
- a CDS encoding VCBS repeat-containing protein encodes MKIRHFFYCCSLLLFSCSSTVEKAEEGNKLFTLLKSDITGIDFNNKIKDDKNKNIFAYANFYGGAGIGVGDFNNDGLEDIFFAGNMVPDKLYMNNGNLTFTDNTENAGIKNFEGWSTGVTIADINNDGFLDIYISRELYDEKPEWRRNLLYLNKGDGTFEEKAENFKIANTERTRHATFLDYNKDGLLDLFLLTQPPNPGSLSQYHNSDNLLIPEYALKLYKNEGDTFTDVSEIAGISKTGFPNAVSASDLNNDGWTDLYIANDFYAPDFLFINNQDGTFTGIEKSALKQTSYYSMGVDVADINNDQNLDVFVLDMVSEDNFRLKSNMSGMNIGSFWKVVEDGGGFQYMYNTLQLNNGNETFSNIAQFTGMAATDWSWSNLIADFDNDGLKDTYVTNGLLRDIRNTDADKNVTNYINTTRANWLQKNPNAQNIESIWDVVDLEKAINMVPSQPLKNYAYKNKGDLAFENSSNEWGLDEESFSNGSAYADLDNDGDLDLIVNNINNEAFIYKNNSESLPDKNFLRITLKDEANKPTFGARVNLYTSKGIQTLESTNVRGIYSTSEPALHFGLNSLTHIDSLTILWPNGNNTIKKDIKANQFLEISSKDLKAVNSITEESKKYLFADVTSSFPAKFKHQENKFDDFEKQVLLPHKLSQFGPALTTGDINKDGLDDFYIGGAANQAPALFVQQKNGSFIESQSNFWSKEAAYEDIDALFVDINNDGFKDLYVVSGGNEYPKNDFHYTDRIYLNEGNGTFKKGAILNASRISGSVVKSADYDGDGDMDIFVGGRHTPQQYPNPPSSMLLINENGQLSNNTEKISPHLIDLGMVTDAIWTDYDKDNDLDLIVVGEWMPITIFENNNGNLSKIETENFKSSYGWWFSIEQGDFDNDGDMDYIAGNLGLNYKYKTSTDKPFDVYYNDFDANGNSDIVLGYYNNEKHYPLRGFSCSSEQVPALKKKIVKYDAFASMELKEVYGEEKLKNSLHYYTDTFASVYIENKGSGQFKITNLPNLAQLSNLNDMLINDFNGDGALDVLGIGNLYVSEIETPRNDAGTGILLLGNGKGLFTAKRGSEIGFYAAKDSKKITTVINGKNNYVLVGNNDDDLQFFKME; translated from the coding sequence ATGAAAATTAGACATTTTTTTTACTGTTGTTCGCTACTACTATTTAGCTGTAGTTCTACTGTTGAAAAAGCAGAAGAAGGTAACAAACTTTTTACATTACTAAAATCAGATATAACTGGTATTGATTTTAATAATAAAATTAAAGACGATAAGAACAAGAATATTTTTGCCTATGCCAACTTTTACGGCGGCGCAGGTATTGGTGTAGGTGATTTCAATAATGACGGGTTAGAAGATATTTTCTTTGCAGGTAATATGGTTCCAGATAAACTATACATGAACAATGGAAACTTAACTTTCACGGACAATACCGAGAATGCCGGTATTAAAAACTTCGAAGGTTGGTCCACAGGTGTTACTATTGCAGATATAAACAACGACGGTTTCTTAGATATCTATATAAGTAGAGAGCTATACGATGAAAAACCAGAATGGAGAAGAAACTTATTATACCTAAATAAAGGAGATGGTACTTTTGAAGAAAAAGCCGAAAACTTTAAAATTGCAAATACCGAAAGAACAAGACATGCTACTTTCTTAGATTATAATAAAGACGGACTATTAGATTTATTTCTACTTACCCAGCCTCCTAACCCTGGTAGTTTATCTCAATATCACAACTCCGACAACTTACTAATTCCTGAATATGCTTTAAAACTATATAAAAATGAAGGTGATACATTTACAGATGTTTCAGAAATAGCCGGTATTAGCAAAACCGGGTTCCCTAATGCCGTTTCGGCTAGTGATTTAAATAATGACGGGTGGACGGATCTTTACATTGCCAATGACTTTTATGCTCCAGATTTTCTATTTATCAATAATCAGGACGGTACATTTACTGGTATAGAAAAAAGTGCGCTAAAACAGACTTCTTACTACAGTATGGGAGTTGATGTTGCCGACATTAACAATGATCAAAATTTAGATGTTTTTGTACTTGATATGGTTTCTGAGGATAATTTTAGATTAAAATCGAACATGAGCGGAATGAACATCGGTTCTTTCTGGAAAGTGGTAGAAGATGGCGGCGGTTTTCAATACATGTACAATACACTACAATTAAATAATGGCAATGAAACCTTCAGTAACATTGCTCAATTTACAGGTATGGCGGCAACCGATTGGAGTTGGTCTAATCTTATAGCTGATTTTGATAATGACGGACTTAAAGACACCTATGTAACAAACGGTCTTTTAAGAGATATAAGAAATACCGATGCCGATAAAAATGTTACCAATTATATAAATACCACAAGGGCAAATTGGCTTCAAAAGAATCCAAATGCACAAAATATTGAAAGTATTTGGGACGTAGTTGATTTAGAAAAAGCGATAAATATGGTCCCTTCTCAACCGTTAAAAAACTATGCTTATAAAAATAAAGGAGATTTAGCATTTGAGAATAGTTCCAATGAATGGGGCTTAGATGAGGAATCATTTTCTAATGGATCCGCCTATGCCGATTTGGACAATGACGGAGATCTCGATTTAATCGTTAATAATATCAATAACGAAGCTTTTATATATAAAAACAATTCAGAATCATTACCAGATAAAAACTTTCTAAGAATTACTTTGAAAGATGAAGCCAATAAACCAACTTTTGGTGCCAGAGTTAATTTATACACTTCAAAAGGAATTCAGACCTTAGAAAGTACAAATGTTCGTGGCATTTATTCTACTAGTGAACCCGCATTACATTTTGGTCTTAATTCATTAACCCATATAGATAGTCTTACCATTCTTTGGCCAAACGGAAATAATACAATAAAAAAGGATATTAAAGCCAATCAATTTTTAGAAATTTCTTCAAAAGATTTAAAAGCTGTAAATTCCATAACAGAAGAATCGAAAAAATATCTTTTTGCCGATGTAACTTCCTCGTTTCCTGCAAAATTCAAACATCAAGAAAACAAGTTTGATGACTTTGAAAAACAAGTATTGCTACCACATAAACTGTCACAATTTGGGCCGGCATTAACCACTGGTGATATTAATAAAGATGGACTAGATGATTTCTATATTGGTGGTGCGGCAAACCAAGCTCCTGCCTTATTCGTGCAACAAAAAAATGGTAGCTTTATAGAAAGTCAGTCTAATTTCTGGTCTAAAGAAGCTGCATACGAAGATATTGACGCCCTATTTGTAGATATCAATAACGACGGGTTTAAAGATTTATATGTCGTTAGTGGTGGTAATGAATACCCGAAGAACGATTTTCATTATACGGACAGAATTTATTTAAACGAAGGCAACGGAACATTTAAAAAAGGCGCTATACTCAATGCCAGTAGAATAAGTGGCTCAGTAGTAAAATCTGCCGATTATGATGGTGATGGCGATATGGACATTTTTGTAGGTGGTAGACATACCCCACAACAATACCCCAATCCGCCTTCGAGTATGCTACTTATTAATGAAAACGGACAATTATCAAACAATACCGAAAAAATTTCACCTCACCTTATAGACCTTGGTATGGTGACCGATGCTATTTGGACTGATTACGATAAGGACAATGATTTAGATTTAATCGTAGTTGGCGAGTGGATGCCGATTACCATTTTTGAAAACAACAACGGTAACCTCTCAAAAATTGAAACCGAAAATTTTAAATCGAGTTACGGCTGGTGGTTTAGTATAGAGCAAGGCGATTTCGATAATGATGGCGATATGGATTATATCGCGGGTAATCTTGGACTTAATTATAAATACAAAACAAGCACAGACAAACCGTTTGATGTCTATTATAATGATTTTGATGCCAATGGTAATAGTGATATAGTTCTTGGATATTACAATAATGAAAAACATTATCCACTACGGGGCTTTTCGTGCTCCTCAGAACAAGTGCCAGCTTTAAAGAAAAAAATTGTTAAGTACGATGCTTTTGCGTCTATGGAATTAAAAGAGGTCTACGGAGAGGAAAAATTAAAAAACTCCCTCCACTACTATACGGACACTTTTGCATCTGTTTATATTGAAAATAAAGGAAGCGGTCAATTTAAGATAACCAATTTACCGAATCTAGCACAATTATCTAACCTTAACGATATGCTAATTAATGATTTTAATGGTGACGGTGCTCTTGATGTTTTAGGAATAGGAAATCTTTATGTATCGGAAATAGAAACACCCAGAAACGATGCTGGAACTGGCATTTTATTATTAGGTAACGGCAAAGGTTTATTTACGGCCAAAAGAGGTTCTGAAATAGGGTTTTATGCCGCTAAAGATTCTAAGAAAATTACAACAGTAATAAATGGTAAAAACAATTATGTATTAGTAGGGAATAACGACGATGACCTCCAGTTTTTTAAAATGGAATAA